One genomic segment of Agromyces intestinalis includes these proteins:
- a CDS encoding DapH/DapD/GlmU-related protein: protein MTADRFMPIHDPELLARGERVLGPEFRAMSERVLQVTELTSRLNVLAFDDEPGKSALFEQILGRPLPSRVTIYPPFFTDHGLRIDLAERVFINQNCTLLDYAGIRLGAGTMVGPKVTFITLGHPVDPDERRQYLTGAPIDVGENVWIGAGATILPGVTIGRDAVIAAGAVVADDVPAAVLVAGPKATVIRSW, encoded by the coding sequence GTGACCGCCGATCGTTTCATGCCGATCCACGACCCGGAGTTGCTGGCGCGAGGTGAGCGCGTCCTCGGCCCGGAGTTCCGTGCGATGAGCGAGCGGGTGCTGCAGGTGACCGAGCTGACATCCCGTCTGAACGTGCTCGCTTTCGATGACGAACCCGGCAAATCGGCGCTGTTCGAACAGATCCTTGGCCGTCCGCTGCCATCCCGAGTCACGATCTACCCGCCGTTCTTCACCGACCATGGGCTGCGGATCGACCTCGCTGAGAGGGTATTCATAAACCAGAACTGCACCTTGCTCGACTATGCCGGCATCCGGCTGGGCGCCGGCACCATGGTGGGCCCGAAAGTCACATTCATCACCCTCGGTCATCCTGTCGATCCGGACGAGCGGCGACAGTACCTGACCGGCGCACCGATCGACGTCGGTGAGAACGTCTGGATCGGAGCGGGCGCAACCATCCTCCCCGGTGTCACGATCGGGCGAGATGCGGTGATCGCCGCCGGCGCGGTCGTCGCAGATGATGTTCCGGCCGCTGTGCTCGTCGCCGGGCCGAAAGCGACGGTTATCCGCAGTTGGTAG
- the nrdF gene encoding class 1b ribonucleoside-diphosphate reductase subunit beta: protein MTLTDPVNSATNDPAHAGGKLKLVDHVNAINWNRIQDDKDLEVWNRLVGNFWLPEKVPLSNDVQSWNTLTPEEQTLTMRVFTGLTLLDTIQGTVGAVSLIPDSLTPHEEAVYTNIAFMESVHAKSYSSIFSTLCSTKEIDDAFRWSVENENLQRKAEIVMEYYRGDEPLKRKVASTLLESFLFYSGFYLPMYWSSRAKLTNTADLIRLIIRDEAVHGYYIGYKFQKGLELVDQAKRDELKDYTFSLLYELYDNEVQYTQDLYDGVGLTEDVKKFLHYNANKALMNLGYEPMFPKTVTDVNPAILSALSPNADENHDFFSGSGSSYVIGKAVNTEDEDWDF, encoded by the coding sequence ATGACTCTCACGGATCCCGTGAACTCGGCCACGAACGACCCCGCGCACGCGGGCGGCAAACTGAAGCTGGTCGACCACGTCAATGCGATCAACTGGAACCGCATCCAGGACGATAAAGACCTCGAGGTCTGGAACCGCCTGGTCGGCAACTTCTGGCTGCCCGAGAAGGTGCCGCTGTCGAACGACGTGCAGTCGTGGAACACGCTGACGCCCGAGGAGCAGACGCTCACGATGCGGGTGTTCACGGGCCTCACCCTGCTCGACACCATCCAGGGCACGGTCGGCGCGGTCTCGCTCATCCCCGACTCGCTGACCCCGCACGAAGAGGCCGTCTACACGAACATCGCGTTCATGGAGTCGGTGCACGCGAAGAGCTACTCGTCGATCTTCTCGACGCTGTGCTCGACGAAGGAGATCGACGACGCGTTCCGCTGGAGCGTCGAGAACGAGAACCTGCAGCGCAAGGCCGAGATCGTCATGGAGTACTACCGCGGCGACGAGCCCCTGAAGCGCAAGGTCGCCTCGACGCTGCTCGAGTCGTTCCTGTTCTACTCGGGCTTCTACCTGCCCATGTACTGGTCGTCGCGAGCCAAGCTGACCAACACGGCCGACCTCATCCGCCTCATCATCCGCGACGAGGCCGTGCACGGGTACTACATCGGCTACAAGTTCCAGAAGGGGCTCGAGCTCGTCGACCAGGCCAAGCGCGACGAACTGAAGGACTACACCTTCTCGCTGCTGTACGAGCTCTACGACAACGAGGTGCAGTACACGCAAGACCTCTACGACGGCGTCGGCCTGACCGAGGACGTCAAGAAGTTCCTGCACTACAACGCCAACAAGGCCCTCATGAACCTCGGCTACGAGCCGATGTTCCCGAAGACCGTCACCGACGTGAACCCCGCGATCCTTTCGGCGCTGTCGCCGAACGCCGATGAGAACCACGACTTCTTCTCGGGGTCGGGCTCGTCGTATGTGATCGGCAAGGCGGTCAACACCGAGGATGAGGACTGGGACTTCTAG
- the nrdE gene encoding class 1b ribonucleoside-diphosphate reductase subunit alpha, which produces MDYHSLNAMLNLYDADGKIQFEKDKEAAREYFLQHVNQNTVFFHSLKERLDYLVEKQYYEPEVLAQYSFEFIQQLNDLAYSKKFRFETFLGAFKYYTSYTLKTFDGKRYLERFEDRVVMTALGLAQGDEQLATDLVEEIIAGRFQPATPTFLNTGKAQRGELVSCFLLRIEDNMESIARGINSALQLSKRGGGVALLLSNIRESGAPIKQIENQSSGIIPVMKLLEDSFSYANQLGARQGAGAVYLSAHHPDILRFLDTKRENADEKIRIKTLSLGVVIPDITFELAKNNEDMYLFSPYDVERVYGKPFGDVPISEHYREMVDDPRIKKTKINAREFFQTLAEIQFESGYPYIVFEDTVNKANPIKGRINMSNLCSEILQVNTPTTYNEDLSYAQIGKDISCNLGSLNIALTMDSPDFGRTVETAIRGLTSVSNQSHIASVRSIEDGNDKSHAIGLGQMNLHGYLARERIFYGSDEGVDFTNIYFYTVLFHALRASNKIAIERGETFEGFEDSKYASGEFFRKYTDQEWVPATERVAQLFEASGVHIPTQEDWRELEASVKEHGIYNQNLQAVPPTGSISYINNSTASIHPIASKIEIRKEGKLGRVYYPAAFMTNDNLEYYQDAYEIGYEKVIDTYAAATQHVDQGLSLTLFFKDTATTRDINKAQIYAWKKGIKTIYYIRLRQMALEGTELDMCVSCTL; this is translated from the coding sequence ATGGACTACCACTCGCTGAACGCGATGCTGAACCTCTACGACGCCGACGGCAAGATCCAGTTCGAGAAAGACAAAGAGGCGGCGCGCGAGTACTTCCTCCAGCACGTCAACCAGAACACGGTCTTCTTCCACTCGCTGAAGGAGCGCCTCGACTACCTCGTCGAGAAGCAGTACTACGAGCCCGAGGTGCTCGCGCAGTACTCGTTCGAGTTCATCCAGCAGCTCAACGACCTGGCGTACTCGAAGAAGTTCCGCTTCGAGACGTTCCTCGGCGCGTTCAAGTACTACACGAGCTACACGCTGAAGACGTTCGACGGCAAGCGATACCTCGAGCGCTTCGAAGACCGCGTCGTCATGACCGCGCTCGGCCTCGCGCAGGGCGACGAGCAACTGGCGACCGACCTGGTGGAAGAGATCATCGCCGGGCGCTTCCAGCCCGCGACCCCGACGTTCCTCAACACGGGCAAGGCGCAGCGCGGCGAGCTCGTCTCGTGCTTCCTGCTGCGCATCGAAGACAACATGGAGTCGATCGCGCGCGGCATCAACTCCGCCCTGCAGCTCTCCAAGCGCGGCGGCGGCGTGGCGCTGCTGCTCTCGAACATCCGCGAGTCGGGCGCGCCCATCAAGCAGATCGAGAACCAGTCGAGCGGCATCATCCCCGTGATGAAGCTGCTGGAAGACTCGTTCAGCTACGCGAACCAACTCGGTGCGCGTCAGGGCGCCGGCGCGGTGTACCTCTCGGCGCACCACCCCGACATCCTGCGCTTCCTCGACACCAAGCGCGAGAACGCCGACGAGAAGATCCGCATCAAGACCCTCTCGCTCGGCGTGGTCATCCCCGACATCACGTTCGAGCTCGCGAAGAACAACGAGGACATGTACCTCTTCAGCCCGTACGACGTCGAGCGCGTCTACGGCAAGCCGTTCGGCGACGTGCCGATCAGCGAGCACTACCGCGAGATGGTCGACGACCCGCGCATCAAGAAGACGAAGATCAACGCGCGCGAGTTCTTCCAGACCCTCGCCGAGATCCAGTTCGAGTCGGGCTACCCGTACATCGTGTTCGAAGACACGGTGAACAAGGCGAACCCGATCAAGGGCCGCATCAACATGTCGAACCTGTGCAGTGAGATCCTGCAGGTCAACACGCCGACGACCTACAACGAGGATCTGTCGTACGCGCAGATCGGCAAGGACATCAGCTGCAACCTCGGTTCGCTGAACATCGCGCTCACGATGGACTCGCCCGACTTCGGCCGCACCGTCGAGACCGCGATCCGCGGCCTCACCTCGGTGTCGAACCAGAGCCACATCGCGTCGGTGCGTTCGATCGAGGACGGCAACGACAAGTCGCACGCCATCGGTCTCGGCCAGATGAACCTGCACGGCTACCTCGCCCGCGAGCGCATCTTCTACGGCAGCGACGAGGGCGTCGACTTCACGAACATCTACTTCTACACGGTGCTGTTCCACGCGCTGCGCGCGTCGAACAAGATCGCGATCGAGCGCGGCGAGACCTTCGAAGGCTTCGAGGACTCGAAGTACGCGTCGGGCGAGTTCTTCCGCAAGTACACCGACCAGGAGTGGGTGCCGGCGACCGAGCGCGTGGCGCAGCTGTTCGAGGCATCCGGGGTGCACATCCCGACGCAGGAGGACTGGCGCGAGCTCGAGGCATCCGTCAAGGAGCACGGCATCTACAACCAGAACCTGCAGGCCGTGCCGCCCACCGGATCGATCTCGTACATCAACAACTCGACCGCGTCGATCCACCCGATCGCGTCGAAGATCGAGATCCGCAAGGAAGGCAAGCTCGGCCGCGTCTACTACCCGGCGGCGTTCATGACGAACGACAACCTCGAGTACTACCAGGACGCCTACGAGATCGGCTACGAGAAGGTCATCGACACCTACGCAGCGGCGACGCAGCACGTCGACCAGGGCCTCTCGCTCACGCTCTTCTTCAAGGACACGGCGACGACGCGCGACATCAACAAGGCCCAGATCTACGCGTGGAAGAAGGGCATCAAGACCATCTACTACATCCGCCTGCGGCAGATGGCGCTCGAGGGCACGGAACTCGATATGTGCGTCAGCTGCACGCTCTAG
- the nrdI gene encoding class Ib ribonucleoside-diphosphate reductase assembly flavoprotein NrdI: protein MTDLVYFSSVSENTQRFIEKLGRPALRIPLYAKDEPLVVHEPYVLLLPTYGGGDGHGAVPKQVIRFLNDPNNRALIRGVISAGNTNFGSAYGLAGDIVAAKTGVPHLYRFELFGTPDDVRAVDEGLDAFWLRQAQPTASR, encoded by the coding sequence ATGACGGATCTCGTCTACTTCTCGAGCGTCTCGGAGAACACGCAGCGGTTCATCGAGAAGCTCGGGCGGCCTGCGCTGCGCATCCCGCTCTACGCGAAGGATGAGCCGCTCGTCGTGCACGAGCCCTACGTGCTGCTCCTGCCGACCTACGGCGGCGGCGACGGGCACGGTGCCGTGCCCAAGCAGGTCATCCGCTTCCTGAACGACCCGAACAACCGGGCGCTCATCCGCGGCGTGATCAGCGCCGGCAACACCAACTTCGGCAGCGCCTACGGCCTGGCCGGCGACATCGTCGCCGCCAAGACGGGCGTGCCCCACCTGTACAGATTCGAACTCTTCGGAACACCAGACGACGTACGCGCCGTCGATGAAGGATTGGACGCATTTTGGTTACGACAAGCGCAACCGACGGCCTCGCGGTGA
- the nrdH gene encoding glutaredoxin-like protein NrdH, which translates to MTVTVYTKPSCVQCNATYRALDSKGIEYEVIDLTVEETALAQVKELGYQQAPVVITDEDHWSGFRPDKIAELASRLA; encoded by the coding sequence ATGACGGTCACGGTCTACACCAAGCCTTCCTGTGTGCAGTGCAACGCCACGTATCGGGCCCTCGACAGCAAGGGCATCGAATACGAGGTCATCGACCTCACGGTCGAAGAGACCGCGCTCGCGCAGGTCAAAGAGCTCGGGTACCAGCAGGCCCCGGTGGTCATCACCGATGAAGATCACTGGTCGGGCTTCCGCCCCGACAAGATCGCCGAGCTGGCCTCGCGCCTGGCGTAG
- a CDS encoding alpha/beta fold hydrolase — protein MTEAATTNFATSADGTRIAFDREGAGPPVVLIGGAMQYRAPGSQTAELARQLASHGFEVVEYDRRGRGDSPADPPITLAQTLDDLRAVIGELTEGADDAVALFGNSSGGAIALAAAAAGLPVSRIVVFEVPLDDELGTNAAEDLAALRTALDEGGSEAGIAQFMSGMPPEWFENLRQSPEWERARTIGPSLVPDLEVLAWTQSAARSALWAGIAQPVLALVGSEAFPFMRDAADSMVANLPHAEQRAIEASDHRWEPRVLALAIAGFLVDGPR, from the coding sequence ATGACCGAGGCAGCGACGACGAATTTCGCGACCAGCGCCGACGGAACGCGCATCGCATTCGATCGCGAGGGCGCAGGGCCGCCGGTGGTGCTCATCGGCGGCGCGATGCAGTACCGCGCGCCCGGCTCGCAGACAGCCGAGCTCGCCCGGCAGCTCGCCTCGCACGGCTTCGAGGTCGTCGAATACGACCGCCGCGGCCGCGGCGACAGCCCCGCCGATCCGCCCATCACGCTCGCGCAGACCCTCGACGACCTGCGCGCCGTCATCGGCGAGCTGACCGAGGGCGCCGACGACGCGGTCGCGCTCTTCGGCAACTCGTCGGGTGGGGCGATCGCGCTCGCGGCCGCCGCCGCGGGACTGCCGGTCTCGCGGATCGTCGTATTCGAGGTGCCGCTCGACGACGAACTCGGCACGAACGCCGCCGAGGATCTCGCCGCGCTGCGCACCGCGCTCGACGAGGGCGGCAGCGAGGCGGGCATCGCTCAGTTCATGTCGGGTATGCCGCCCGAGTGGTTCGAGAACCTGCGGCAGAGCCCCGAGTGGGAACGCGCCCGCACGATCGGGCCGAGCCTCGTGCCCGACCTCGAAGTGCTCGCGTGGACCCAGTCCGCCGCGCGCAGCGCGCTCTGGGCCGGCATCGCGCAGCCGGTGCTCGCGCTCGTCGGATCCGAGGCGTTCCCGTTCATGCGCGACGCGGCCGATTCGATGGTCGCGAACCTGCCGCACGCCGAGCAGCGCGCGATCGAGGCATCCGATCACCGCTGGGAGCCGCGAGTGCTCGCGCTCGCGATCGCCGGGTTCCTCGTCGATGGGCCGAGGTAG
- a CDS encoding acyltransferase family protein yields MTLTANRPAAAAAPAPAPTPASGRDAAIDLVRAACLVVVFVLHALMVGVSIGPGGPVLENALEGWVWFAPATWVVQVMPLFFVIGGYAAWTSWQRTRARGGTATEFVRGRIARLVRPAIALVAVVGAALAALALAGVDPDVIATASFRIGQPLWFLAVYLACTALVPAMVRLHERMPRVALAGLAVAVVAVDVLRASTGVEAVGYANLLVVWLLMQQLGFHLADGAVDRVAARSRRWTAASALGILALLTLVGPYSPDLFANLNPPTLVLVVLGVVQLMLFSLVRESLRRWAARPVPSRLVARFGEWGMTLYLWHLPAFVGLAAILLVLHGMVGFGLPEPLTAAWWQTRPLWLVAAAVVTAGLVRVFARFERGSGVRRPSWTPHLPAGAAVVAGILGVGMALVVGFAPAPAIAALTLLGVALVGSAERAGRPGTAIMDGCALAPVGGRPRRSAPPVRVERGS; encoded by the coding sequence ATGACCCTGACCGCCAACCGACCCGCCGCCGCTGCGGCGCCGGCGCCCGCCCCCACGCCCGCTTCGGGGCGCGATGCGGCAATCGACCTGGTGCGCGCGGCGTGCCTCGTCGTCGTCTTCGTACTGCACGCCCTGATGGTCGGCGTGAGCATAGGCCCCGGCGGGCCCGTGCTGGAGAACGCGCTCGAGGGGTGGGTGTGGTTCGCGCCCGCCACGTGGGTGGTGCAGGTGATGCCGCTCTTCTTCGTGATCGGCGGCTACGCCGCGTGGACGTCGTGGCAGCGCACCCGCGCTCGCGGCGGCACGGCGACCGAATTCGTGCGCGGCCGGATCGCACGGCTGGTGCGCCCGGCGATCGCGCTCGTCGCGGTGGTGGGTGCGGCCCTCGCCGCCCTCGCGCTCGCGGGCGTCGACCCCGACGTCATCGCGACGGCATCGTTCCGGATCGGGCAGCCCCTCTGGTTCCTGGCGGTCTACCTCGCCTGCACGGCGCTCGTCCCGGCGATGGTGCGGCTGCACGAACGGATGCCCCGCGTCGCGCTCGCCGGCCTCGCGGTCGCGGTCGTCGCCGTCGACGTGCTTCGCGCGTCGACGGGCGTGGAAGCGGTCGGCTACGCGAACCTGCTCGTCGTGTGGCTGCTCATGCAGCAACTCGGCTTCCACCTCGCCGACGGAGCCGTCGACCGGGTCGCGGCGCGGTCGCGGCGGTGGACCGCGGCGTCGGCGCTGGGAATCCTGGCCCTGCTGACCCTCGTCGGGCCGTACTCGCCCGACCTGTTCGCGAACCTGAATCCGCCGACGCTCGTCCTCGTGGTACTCGGGGTCGTGCAGCTCATGCTGTTCTCGCTGGTGCGCGAGTCGTTGCGGCGCTGGGCGGCCCGGCCCGTTCCCTCGCGGCTCGTCGCCCGGTTCGGGGAATGGGGGATGACGCTCTACCTGTGGCATCTGCCGGCGTTCGTGGGTCTCGCCGCGATCCTGCTCGTGCTGCACGGCATGGTCGGGTTCGGCCTGCCCGAGCCGCTGACCGCGGCGTGGTGGCAGACCCGGCCCCTCTGGCTGGTCGCCGCGGCAGTCGTGACGGCCGGCCTCGTGCGCGTGTTCGCGCGATTCGAGCGGGGAAGCGGGGTGCGGCGCCCGTCATGGACGCCTCACCTGCCCGCCGGGGCGGCGGTGGTCGCCGGCATCCTGGGCGTCGGGATGGCGCTCGTCGTCGGGTTCGCGCCGGCGCCGGCGATCGCCGCCCTCACTCTGCTCGGCGTCGCCCTCGTCGGATCTGCGGAGCGGGCGGGTCGGCCCGGGACTGCCATCATGGACGGATGCGCCCTGGCTCCCGTCGGCGGCCGGCCCCGCCGGTCGGCGCCGCCCGTTCGCGTCGAGCGCGGTTCGTGA
- a CDS encoding response regulator, whose translation MTITVLVADDQAMVRAGFAAVLDAQEGIEVVGQAVDGAEAVRLAHELRPDVVVMDVRMPGMNGIEATTALQTPPRSSDYVPKVLMLTTFDIDEYVHAALRAGASGFLLKDALPDEVARAVRVVAAGDALLAPSVTRRLIEDVARRAPAPVVDEHLLAGLTAREREVLELVARGRSNQEIAADLFIAEQTVKTHVSKILQKLGLRDRVHAVVFAYDTGLVRPAR comes from the coding sequence GTGACGATCACCGTGCTCGTCGCCGACGACCAGGCGATGGTGCGTGCCGGCTTCGCCGCCGTGCTCGACGCGCAGGAGGGCATCGAGGTCGTCGGCCAGGCCGTCGACGGCGCCGAGGCCGTGCGACTCGCGCACGAACTGCGCCCCGACGTGGTGGTGATGGACGTGCGGATGCCCGGTATGAACGGCATCGAGGCGACCACTGCGCTGCAGACGCCACCGCGCTCGAGCGACTACGTGCCGAAAGTGCTCATGCTCACCACGTTCGACATCGACGAGTACGTGCACGCGGCGCTGCGCGCCGGGGCGAGCGGGTTCCTGCTGAAGGACGCCCTGCCCGACGAGGTCGCGCGTGCGGTTCGGGTCGTCGCGGCCGGCGACGCCCTGCTCGCGCCGAGCGTCACGCGCCGGCTCATCGAGGACGTCGCCCGCCGTGCGCCCGCCCCCGTCGTGGACGAGCACCTGCTGGCGGGGCTCACCGCGCGCGAGCGCGAGGTGCTCGAGCTCGTCGCGCGCGGCCGCTCGAACCAGGAGATCGCGGCCGACCTGTTCATCGCCGAGCAGACCGTGAAGACGCACGTGTCCAAGATCCTGCAGAAGCTGGGCCTTCGCGATCGCGTGCACGCCGTGGTGTTCGCGTACGACACGGGGCTGGTGCGCCCCGCGCGCTGA
- a CDS encoding sensor histidine kinase has translation MIATAAPEPPEAPEPPEAPEPPEAPEPPEPPVPPLPPEPSAAEPSVPRAAAARPSARRRLIDSDAWPEAILTWFVVGAAAVALFAVAVPLDATIYGVPVAAAFAVALLQTGSLPLALRWPWAAVGAFLVGQALFGVLGSAIPGAPWPVGVPQMITATLLVGLIAWQARDLAAVVLWVGAIVVPLGASFLPDRGATPDGVVANLVTSASVTAVVLGLGRAAAMTRRRFAAAIDEERRAGAAEHERRLVAEERTRIARELHDVVAHRMSIIQVQATSAPYRLPDLDPVAAAEFAELAAAARAAMAEMRELLTVLRTADAVAETSPQPGFAELPALIASVERAGLPVTARIEDRLRGELVGQIAYRIVQEALSNVLRHAPGAAAAVEVRRERGAVIVDVENTPAAPAPARAGDGGDDGRGHGLRGMRERARLVAGALEAGPTDAGGFRVHAVLPAVHSIGTADGAASDPPVDRGEAS, from the coding sequence ATGATCGCCACCGCTGCGCCCGAGCCGCCGGAAGCACCCGAGCCGCCGGAAGCACCCGAGCCGCCGGAAGCACCCGAGCCGCCGGAACCGCCCGTGCCGCCGCTGCCGCCCGAGCCGTCCGCCGCTGAACCGTCGGTGCCTCGCGCTGCTGCCGCTCGCCCGTCTGCGCGTCGGCGGCTGATCGACAGCGACGCGTGGCCAGAGGCGATTCTCACCTGGTTCGTCGTCGGCGCCGCCGCCGTCGCGCTGTTCGCGGTCGCGGTGCCGCTCGACGCGACGATCTACGGCGTGCCGGTTGCGGCGGCGTTCGCGGTCGCGCTGCTGCAGACCGGAAGCCTGCCGCTCGCATTGCGGTGGCCGTGGGCGGCGGTCGGCGCGTTCCTGGTCGGGCAGGCGCTGTTCGGCGTGTTGGGCAGTGCCATCCCCGGTGCCCCATGGCCGGTCGGCGTGCCGCAGATGATCACGGCGACCCTGCTCGTGGGGCTCATCGCGTGGCAGGCACGCGATCTCGCGGCGGTCGTGCTGTGGGTGGGGGCGATCGTGGTGCCCCTCGGCGCCTCGTTCCTGCCCGACCGCGGGGCGACGCCCGACGGGGTGGTGGCGAACCTCGTCACGAGCGCGTCGGTGACCGCCGTCGTGCTGGGCCTCGGTCGGGCCGCCGCGATGACCCGGCGTCGGTTCGCCGCCGCGATCGACGAAGAGCGCCGCGCCGGCGCCGCCGAGCACGAGCGTCGGCTGGTCGCCGAGGAGCGCACGAGAATCGCCCGCGAACTGCACGACGTGGTCGCGCACCGGATGTCGATCATCCAGGTGCAGGCGACCAGCGCGCCGTATCGACTGCCCGATCTCGACCCGGTCGCCGCCGCCGAGTTCGCGGAACTCGCCGCGGCTGCGCGTGCGGCGATGGCCGAGATGCGCGAGCTGCTCACCGTGCTGCGCACCGCCGACGCCGTAGCCGAGACCTCGCCGCAGCCGGGTTTCGCCGAGCTGCCGGCCCTCATCGCGAGCGTCGAACGCGCGGGCCTGCCCGTGACGGCTCGCATCGAGGACCGCCTGCGCGGCGAACTCGTCGGCCAGATCGCCTATCGCATCGTGCAGGAAGCCCTGAGCAACGTGCTGCGGCACGCGCCGGGCGCGGCCGCCGCGGTCGAGGTTCGGCGCGAGCGCGGCGCGGTGATCGTCGACGTCGAGAACACCCCGGCGGCTCCCGCGCCCGCGCGCGCGGGCGACGGAGGCGACGACGGCCGCGGTCACGGTCTGCGCGGCATGCGCGAACGCGCGCGACTCGTCGCCGGGGCACTCGAGGCGGGTCCGACGGACGCGGGGGGATTCCGTGTGCACGCGGTGCTGCCGGCGGTGCACTCGATCGGCACGGCCGACGGGGCGGCCTCCGACCCGCCCGTCGACCGCGGGGAGGCCTCGTGA
- a CDS encoding HhH-GPD-type base excision DNA repair protein — protein sequence MALHITGDPAADDLLSGDAFALLVGMLLDQQVAMETAFAGPAKIRERLGAVDPATIAATDLDRLVEVFRQTPAVHRYPGSMAERVQALAAAVRDDWGGEASAIWTQGDPSGAEVLKRLKALPGFGDQKARIFLALLGKQCGLDASGWREAAGAYGEEGSFRSVADITSAESLAKVRATKQAAKAAAKAAKG from the coding sequence ATGGCACTGCACATCACCGGAGACCCCGCGGCCGACGACCTGCTGAGCGGCGACGCGTTCGCGTTGCTGGTCGGCATGCTGCTCGATCAGCAGGTCGCGATGGAGACCGCGTTCGCCGGACCGGCGAAGATCCGCGAGCGTCTCGGCGCGGTCGACCCCGCCACGATCGCGGCGACCGACCTCGACCGGCTCGTCGAGGTGTTCCGTCAGACCCCAGCCGTGCACCGGTACCCCGGTTCGATGGCCGAGCGGGTGCAGGCGCTCGCCGCAGCCGTGCGCGACGACTGGGGCGGCGAGGCATCCGCCATCTGGACGCAGGGCGACCCGAGCGGCGCCGAGGTGCTGAAGCGGCTGAAGGCCCTGCCGGGCTTCGGCGACCAGAAGGCGCGCATCTTCCTCGCCCTGCTCGGCAAGCAGTGCGGGTTGGATGCCTCGGGCTGGCGCGAGGCCGCCGGCGCCTACGGCGAGGAGGGGTCGTTCCGCTCGGTTGCCGACATCACCAGCGCCGAGTCGCTCGCGAAGGTGCGCGCGACGAAGCAGGCGGCGAAGGCGGCGGCCAAGGCCGCGAAGGGCTGA
- a CDS encoding LacI family DNA-binding transcriptional regulator — MTEAEKARAATIFDVARLAGVSHQTVSRVLNDLPNVRPATRDRVEAAIRQLRYVPSQAARALVTRRSRTLGLIMTGAPDFGPSATALHFNEAAREARYAVIMASLLETDAASLRSAAELLVRQNVEAVVLIAARRSAVDAVQGIELGVPLVAVASQGAAMTHRVSLDQFEGARRATSHLVELGHRDIRHIAGPGDSLDAAERIRGWRAVLGANGLVAREPLVGDWSPASGYRLGRELATDASCTAVFVANDQMALGVIHALADAGRAVPGDVSVVGFDDIPEAEHFAPPLTTVRQEFDLLGRDALATVLGLLGDEEAADPPLRAPALVERASTAAPRSATDPAGALVLPVASTKAPRGERDPAGGPSR, encoded by the coding sequence GTGACTGAAGCAGAGAAGGCTCGCGCTGCGACGATCTTCGACGTGGCGCGCCTCGCGGGGGTGTCGCACCAGACCGTCTCCCGTGTGCTCAACGACCTGCCGAACGTTCGCCCGGCCACCCGCGACCGCGTCGAGGCGGCGATCCGCCAGCTGCGGTACGTGCCGTCGCAGGCGGCTCGGGCGCTCGTCACCCGGCGCAGCCGCACCCTCGGGCTGATCATGACGGGCGCACCCGACTTCGGCCCGTCCGCGACCGCGCTGCACTTCAACGAGGCGGCTCGCGAGGCCAGGTACGCGGTGATCATGGCCAGCCTGCTCGAGACGGATGCCGCGTCCCTGCGTTCCGCGGCAGAGTTGCTGGTGCGCCAGAACGTCGAGGCCGTGGTGCTCATCGCCGCCCGTCGCTCCGCGGTCGACGCGGTGCAGGGCATCGAGCTCGGGGTTCCGCTCGTCGCGGTCGCCTCGCAGGGCGCGGCGATGACCCACCGGGTGTCGCTCGACCAGTTCGAGGGCGCTCGACGGGCGACGTCGCACCTCGTCGAGCTCGGGCACCGCGACATCCGCCACATCGCCGGTCCGGGCGACTCGCTCGACGCGGCCGAACGGATCCGCGGCTGGCGCGCCGTGCTCGGCGCGAACGGGCTGGTCGCGCGCGAGCCGCTGGTGGGCGACTGGTCGCCCGCGAGCGGGTACCGGCTCGGTCGCGAGCTCGCGACGGATGCCTCGTGCACAGCGGTGTTCGTCGCCAACGATCAGATGGCGCTCGGCGTGATCCACGCGCTCGCCGACGCGGGCCGTGCGGTGCCGGGCGACGTCAGCGTCGTCGGCTTCGACGACATCCCCGAGGCTGAGCACTTCGCACCGCCCCTGACGACCGTGCGCCAGGAGTTCGACCTGCTCGGCCGCGACGCGCTGGCCACGGTGCTCGGATTGCTCGGCGACGAGGAGGCCGCCGATCCGCCGCTGCGCGCGCCGGCCCTTGTGGAACGGGCCTCGACCGCTGCGCCCCGCTCGGCCACCGACCCTGCCGGCGCTCTGGTTCTGCCGGTGGCCTCGACGAAGGCGCCGCGTGGCGAACGCGACCCTGCAGGCGGTCCCTCGAGGTGA